A single genomic interval of Falco cherrug isolate bFalChe1 chromosome 8, bFalChe1.pri, whole genome shotgun sequence harbors:
- the ORMDL1 gene encoding ORM1-like protein 1 isoform X1, translating into MNVGVAHSEVNPNTRVMNSRGMWLTYALGVGMLHIVLLSIPFFSVSVAWTLTNVIHNLGMYVFLHAVKGTPFETPDQGKARLLTHWEQLDYGVQFTSSRKFFTISPIILYFLASFYTKYDPTHFILNTTSLLTVLIPKLPQLHGVRIFGINKY; encoded by the exons ATGAACGTAGGAGTTGCCCACAGCGAGGTAAATCCAAACACGCGGGTGATGAACAGTCGTGGAATGTGGCTGACCTATGCGCTGGGAGTCGGCATGCTGCACATTGTCTTGCTCAGCATTCCTTTCTTTAGTGTCTCTGTTGCCTGGACTTTAACAAATGTCATTCACAACCTG ggAATGTATGTGTTTTTGCATGCAGTAAAGGGAACCCCTTTTGAAACACCTGATCAGGGGAAAGCTAGGCTACTAACACACTGGGAACAACTGGATTATGGAGTACAATTTACGTCTTCAAGAAAATTCTTCACAATCTCTCCTATAATTCT GTACTTTCTGGCAAGTTTCTACACAAAGTATGATCCAACACACTTTATCCTCAACACAACCTCTCTTCTGACCGTGCTTATCCCCAAGCTGCCACAGTTGCATGGCGTTCGAATCTTTGGCATCAATAAATATTGA
- the ORMDL1 gene encoding ORM1-like protein 1 isoform X2: MNVGVAHSEVNPNTRVMNSRGMWLTYALGVGMLHIVLLSIPFFSVSVAWTLTNVIHNLGMYVFLHAVKGTPFETPDQGKARLLTHWEQLDYGVQFTSSRKFFTISPIILQGCHQLSLLPFCLAGTFWQVSTQSMIQHTLSSTQPLF, encoded by the exons ATGAACGTAGGAGTTGCCCACAGCGAGGTAAATCCAAACACGCGGGTGATGAACAGTCGTGGAATGTGGCTGACCTATGCGCTGGGAGTCGGCATGCTGCACATTGTCTTGCTCAGCATTCCTTTCTTTAGTGTCTCTGTTGCCTGGACTTTAACAAATGTCATTCACAACCTG ggAATGTATGTGTTTTTGCATGCAGTAAAGGGAACCCCTTTTGAAACACCTGATCAGGGGAAAGCTAGGCTACTAACACACTGGGAACAACTGGATTATGGAGTACAATTTACGTCTTCAAGAAAATTCTTCACAATCTCTCCTATAATTCT acAAGGGTGTCATCAGCTCAGCTTGCTCCCTTTTTGCCTTGCAGGTACTTTCTGGCAAGTTTCTACACAAAGTATGATCCAACACACTTTATCCTCAACACAACCTCTCTTCTGA
- the OSGEPL1 gene encoding tRNA N6-adenosine threonylcarbamoyltransferase, mitochondrial isoform X1 — MNSVAKSLLKSVRDGRAAWLRSSSVLSGKQRFRRLVLGIETSCDDTGAAVVDDAGSVLGEALHCQKEVHVQAGGIIPVVAQQLHRENIERVITEALGVSGVSVPELAAIATTVKPGLALSLEVGLQYSLNLVNKYQKPFIPIHHMEAHALTVRLTHHVEFPFLVLLLSGGHCILAVAQGVSDFLLLGQSIDIAPGDMLDKVARRLSLRKHPECHGMAGGKAIEHLAQTGNQQQHKFRPPLQHYRNCDFSFSGLQSLVNKAIIQKEKEEGIQEGEILSCVKDIAAAVQHAVAVHIIQRTYRAMLFCIKNSILSSNNATLVVSGGVASNQYIRKGLQTLADTNDFAFLCPPPRLCTDNGVMIAWNGIERLRAGLGVLHCTDGIRYEPKAPLGIDISKRVEEDSIKVPKLKKKIGWLAS; from the exons ATGAACAGCGTTGCCAAAAGCCTTTTGAAATCAGTTCGAGACGGCCGGGCGGCATGgctgagaagcagctctgtTCTCTCTGGAAAACAGCGTTTTCGGAGACTAGTTCTGGGAATAGAGACGAGCTGCGATGACACCGGCGCTGCTGTGGTGGATGATGCCGGCAGCGTGCTGGGAGAAGCGCTGCACTGTCAGAAGGAAGTCCATGTACA AGCAGGTGGAATAATTCCTGTGGTGGCGCAGCAGcttcacagagaaaacattgaGCGAGTAATAACAGAGGCGCTTGGTGTCAGTGGAGTTTCTGTACCTGAACTCGCAGCTATTGCAACTACAGTAAAGCCGGGACTTGCGCTAAGCCTGGAAGTGGGGCTGCAGTACAGCCTGAACCTGGTGAACAAGTACCAGAAGCCGTTCATACCCATTCATCACATGGAGGCTCACGCACTGACCGTCAGACTGACACACCACGTGGAATTTCCCTTCTTGGTTCTTTTACTCTCTGGAGGCCACTGTATCTTGGCAGTAGCACAAGGAGTTTCCGATTTCCTTCTGCTTGGACAGTCCATAGATATAGCCCCGGGTGACATGCTGGATAAG GTAGCACGAAGACTGTCTTTAAGAAAGCACCCAGAGTGCCACGGCATGGCTGGGGGGAAGGCGATAGAGCACTTAGCTCAAACTGGGAACCAGCAACAGCACAAGTTCAGACCTCCCCTGCAACATTACCGTAACtgtgacttttctttctctggacTTCAGAGCCTTGTCAATAAAGCCattatacaaaaagaaaaagaagaag GTATTCAAGAAGGTGAGATCCTGTCCTGTGTTAAGGATATTGCTGCTGCCGTACAGCATGCAGTGGCAGTTCATATTATCCAGCGGACGTACCGAGCCATGCTGTTCTGCATAAAAAATAGCATATTATCATCAAACAATGCAACTTTG GTTGTATCAGGAGGCGTTGCAAGTAATCAGTACATCCGAAAAGGTCTACAGACTTTGGCAGATACAAAtgattttgctttcctgtgtcCTCCTCCAAGACTGTGCACCGATAACGGTGTGATGATTGCGTG GAATGGCATTGAAAGGTTACGTGCAGGACTTGGTGTTCTCCATTGTACTGATGGCATCCGCTATGAGCCAAA AGCTCCCCTTGGAATTGATATTTCAAAAAGAGTTGAAGAAGATTCCATCAAGGTGccaaaactaaaaaagaagATAGGGTGGCTGGCGTCTTAA
- the OSGEPL1 gene encoding tRNA N6-adenosine threonylcarbamoyltransferase, mitochondrial isoform X4 has protein sequence MNSVAKSLLKSVRDGRAAWLRSSSVLSGKQRFRRLVLGIETSCDDTGAAVVDDAGSVLGEALHCQKEVHVQAGGIIPVVAQQLHRENIERVITEALGVSGVSVPELAAIATTVKPGLALSLEVGLQYSLNLVNKYQKPFIPIHHMEAHALTVRLTHHVEFPFLVLLLSGGHCILAVAQGVSDFLLLGQSIDIAPGDMLDKVARRLSLRKHPECHGMAGGKAIEHLAQTGNQQQHKFRPPLQHYRNCDFSFSGLQSLVNKAIIQKEKEEGIQEGEILSCVKDIAAAVQHAVAVHIIQRTYRAMLFCIKNSILSSNNATLVVSGGVASNQYIRKGLQTLADTNDFAFLCPPPRLCTDNGVMIAWH, from the exons ATGAACAGCGTTGCCAAAAGCCTTTTGAAATCAGTTCGAGACGGCCGGGCGGCATGgctgagaagcagctctgtTCTCTCTGGAAAACAGCGTTTTCGGAGACTAGTTCTGGGAATAGAGACGAGCTGCGATGACACCGGCGCTGCTGTGGTGGATGATGCCGGCAGCGTGCTGGGAGAAGCGCTGCACTGTCAGAAGGAAGTCCATGTACA AGCAGGTGGAATAATTCCTGTGGTGGCGCAGCAGcttcacagagaaaacattgaGCGAGTAATAACAGAGGCGCTTGGTGTCAGTGGAGTTTCTGTACCTGAACTCGCAGCTATTGCAACTACAGTAAAGCCGGGACTTGCGCTAAGCCTGGAAGTGGGGCTGCAGTACAGCCTGAACCTGGTGAACAAGTACCAGAAGCCGTTCATACCCATTCATCACATGGAGGCTCACGCACTGACCGTCAGACTGACACACCACGTGGAATTTCCCTTCTTGGTTCTTTTACTCTCTGGAGGCCACTGTATCTTGGCAGTAGCACAAGGAGTTTCCGATTTCCTTCTGCTTGGACAGTCCATAGATATAGCCCCGGGTGACATGCTGGATAAG GTAGCACGAAGACTGTCTTTAAGAAAGCACCCAGAGTGCCACGGCATGGCTGGGGGGAAGGCGATAGAGCACTTAGCTCAAACTGGGAACCAGCAACAGCACAAGTTCAGACCTCCCCTGCAACATTACCGTAACtgtgacttttctttctctggacTTCAGAGCCTTGTCAATAAAGCCattatacaaaaagaaaaagaagaag GTATTCAAGAAGGTGAGATCCTGTCCTGTGTTAAGGATATTGCTGCTGCCGTACAGCATGCAGTGGCAGTTCATATTATCCAGCGGACGTACCGAGCCATGCTGTTCTGCATAAAAAATAGCATATTATCATCAAACAATGCAACTTTG GTTGTATCAGGAGGCGTTGCAAGTAATCAGTACATCCGAAAAGGTCTACAGACTTTGGCAGATACAAAtgattttgctttcctgtgtcCTCCTCCAAGACTGTGCACCGATAACGGTGTGATGATTGCGTG GCACTAG
- the OSGEPL1 gene encoding tRNA N6-adenosine threonylcarbamoyltransferase, mitochondrial isoform X5 — translation MNSVAKSLLKSVRDGRAAWLRSSSVLSGKQRFRRLVLGIETSCDDTGAAVVDDAGSVLGEALHCQKEVHVQAGGIIPVVAQQLHRENIERVITEALGVSGVSVPELAAIATTVKPGLALSLEVGLQYSLNLVNKYQKPFIPIHHMEAHALTVRLTHHVEFPFLVLLLSGGHCILAVAQGVSDFLLLGQSIDIAPGDMLDKVARRLSLRKHPECHGMAGGKAIEHLAQTGNQQQHKFRPPLQHYRNCDFSFSGLQSLVNKAIIQKEKEEGIQEGEILSCVKDIAAAVQHAVAVHIIQRTYRAMLFCIKNSILSSNNATLVVSGGVASNQYIRKGLQTLADTNDFAFLCPPPRLCTDNGVMIACD, via the exons ATGAACAGCGTTGCCAAAAGCCTTTTGAAATCAGTTCGAGACGGCCGGGCGGCATGgctgagaagcagctctgtTCTCTCTGGAAAACAGCGTTTTCGGAGACTAGTTCTGGGAATAGAGACGAGCTGCGATGACACCGGCGCTGCTGTGGTGGATGATGCCGGCAGCGTGCTGGGAGAAGCGCTGCACTGTCAGAAGGAAGTCCATGTACA AGCAGGTGGAATAATTCCTGTGGTGGCGCAGCAGcttcacagagaaaacattgaGCGAGTAATAACAGAGGCGCTTGGTGTCAGTGGAGTTTCTGTACCTGAACTCGCAGCTATTGCAACTACAGTAAAGCCGGGACTTGCGCTAAGCCTGGAAGTGGGGCTGCAGTACAGCCTGAACCTGGTGAACAAGTACCAGAAGCCGTTCATACCCATTCATCACATGGAGGCTCACGCACTGACCGTCAGACTGACACACCACGTGGAATTTCCCTTCTTGGTTCTTTTACTCTCTGGAGGCCACTGTATCTTGGCAGTAGCACAAGGAGTTTCCGATTTCCTTCTGCTTGGACAGTCCATAGATATAGCCCCGGGTGACATGCTGGATAAG GTAGCACGAAGACTGTCTTTAAGAAAGCACCCAGAGTGCCACGGCATGGCTGGGGGGAAGGCGATAGAGCACTTAGCTCAAACTGGGAACCAGCAACAGCACAAGTTCAGACCTCCCCTGCAACATTACCGTAACtgtgacttttctttctctggacTTCAGAGCCTTGTCAATAAAGCCattatacaaaaagaaaaagaagaag GTATTCAAGAAGGTGAGATCCTGTCCTGTGTTAAGGATATTGCTGCTGCCGTACAGCATGCAGTGGCAGTTCATATTATCCAGCGGACGTACCGAGCCATGCTGTTCTGCATAAAAAATAGCATATTATCATCAAACAATGCAACTTTG GTTGTATCAGGAGGCGTTGCAAGTAATCAGTACATCCGAAAAGGTCTACAGACTTTGGCAGATACAAAtgattttgctttcctgtgtcCTCCTCCAAGACTGTGCACCGATAACGGTGTGATGATTGCGTG TGACTGA
- the OSGEPL1 gene encoding tRNA N6-adenosine threonylcarbamoyltransferase, mitochondrial isoform X2 produces the protein MTPALLWWMMPAACWEKRCTVRRKSMYTGGIIPVVAQQLHRENIERVITEALGVSGVSVPELAAIATTVKPGLALSLEVGLQYSLNLVNKYQKPFIPIHHMEAHALTVRLTHHVEFPFLVLLLSGGHCILAVAQGVSDFLLLGQSIDIAPGDMLDKVARRLSLRKHPECHGMAGGKAIEHLAQTGNQQQHKFRPPLQHYRNCDFSFSGLQSLVNKAIIQKEKEEGIQEGEILSCVKDIAAAVQHAVAVHIIQRTYRAMLFCIKNSILSSNNATLVVSGGVASNQYIRKGLQTLADTNDFAFLCPPPRLCTDNGVMIAWNGIERLRAGLGVLHCTDGIRYEPKAPLGIDISKRVEEDSIKVPKLKKKIGWLAS, from the exons ATGACACCGGCGCTGCTGTGGTGGATGATGCCGGCAGCGTGCTGGGAGAAGCGCTGCACTGTCAGAAGGAAGTCCATGTACA CAGGTGGAATAATTCCTGTGGTGGCGCAGCAGcttcacagagaaaacattgaGCGAGTAATAACAGAGGCGCTTGGTGTCAGTGGAGTTTCTGTACCTGAACTCGCAGCTATTGCAACTACAGTAAAGCCGGGACTTGCGCTAAGCCTGGAAGTGGGGCTGCAGTACAGCCTGAACCTGGTGAACAAGTACCAGAAGCCGTTCATACCCATTCATCACATGGAGGCTCACGCACTGACCGTCAGACTGACACACCACGTGGAATTTCCCTTCTTGGTTCTTTTACTCTCTGGAGGCCACTGTATCTTGGCAGTAGCACAAGGAGTTTCCGATTTCCTTCTGCTTGGACAGTCCATAGATATAGCCCCGGGTGACATGCTGGATAAG GTAGCACGAAGACTGTCTTTAAGAAAGCACCCAGAGTGCCACGGCATGGCTGGGGGGAAGGCGATAGAGCACTTAGCTCAAACTGGGAACCAGCAACAGCACAAGTTCAGACCTCCCCTGCAACATTACCGTAACtgtgacttttctttctctggacTTCAGAGCCTTGTCAATAAAGCCattatacaaaaagaaaaagaagaag GTATTCAAGAAGGTGAGATCCTGTCCTGTGTTAAGGATATTGCTGCTGCCGTACAGCATGCAGTGGCAGTTCATATTATCCAGCGGACGTACCGAGCCATGCTGTTCTGCATAAAAAATAGCATATTATCATCAAACAATGCAACTTTG GTTGTATCAGGAGGCGTTGCAAGTAATCAGTACATCCGAAAAGGTCTACAGACTTTGGCAGATACAAAtgattttgctttcctgtgtcCTCCTCCAAGACTGTGCACCGATAACGGTGTGATGATTGCGTG GAATGGCATTGAAAGGTTACGTGCAGGACTTGGTGTTCTCCATTGTACTGATGGCATCCGCTATGAGCCAAA AGCTCCCCTTGGAATTGATATTTCAAAAAGAGTTGAAGAAGATTCCATCAAGGTGccaaaactaaaaaagaagATAGGGTGGCTGGCGTCTTAA
- the OSGEPL1 gene encoding tRNA N6-adenosine threonylcarbamoyltransferase, mitochondrial isoform X3 yields the protein MTPALLWWMMPAACWEKRCTVRRKSMYSGIIPVVAQQLHRENIERVITEALGVSGVSVPELAAIATTVKPGLALSLEVGLQYSLNLVNKYQKPFIPIHHMEAHALTVRLTHHVEFPFLVLLLSGGHCILAVAQGVSDFLLLGQSIDIAPGDMLDKVARRLSLRKHPECHGMAGGKAIEHLAQTGNQQQHKFRPPLQHYRNCDFSFSGLQSLVNKAIIQKEKEEGIQEGEILSCVKDIAAAVQHAVAVHIIQRTYRAMLFCIKNSILSSNNATLVVSGGVASNQYIRKGLQTLADTNDFAFLCPPPRLCTDNGVMIAWNGIERLRAGLGVLHCTDGIRYEPKAPLGIDISKRVEEDSIKVPKLKKKIGWLAS from the exons ATGACACCGGCGCTGCTGTGGTGGATGATGCCGGCAGCGTGCTGGGAGAAGCGCTGCACTGTCAGAAGGAAGTCCATGTACA GTGGAATAATTCCTGTGGTGGCGCAGCAGcttcacagagaaaacattgaGCGAGTAATAACAGAGGCGCTTGGTGTCAGTGGAGTTTCTGTACCTGAACTCGCAGCTATTGCAACTACAGTAAAGCCGGGACTTGCGCTAAGCCTGGAAGTGGGGCTGCAGTACAGCCTGAACCTGGTGAACAAGTACCAGAAGCCGTTCATACCCATTCATCACATGGAGGCTCACGCACTGACCGTCAGACTGACACACCACGTGGAATTTCCCTTCTTGGTTCTTTTACTCTCTGGAGGCCACTGTATCTTGGCAGTAGCACAAGGAGTTTCCGATTTCCTTCTGCTTGGACAGTCCATAGATATAGCCCCGGGTGACATGCTGGATAAG GTAGCACGAAGACTGTCTTTAAGAAAGCACCCAGAGTGCCACGGCATGGCTGGGGGGAAGGCGATAGAGCACTTAGCTCAAACTGGGAACCAGCAACAGCACAAGTTCAGACCTCCCCTGCAACATTACCGTAACtgtgacttttctttctctggacTTCAGAGCCTTGTCAATAAAGCCattatacaaaaagaaaaagaagaag GTATTCAAGAAGGTGAGATCCTGTCCTGTGTTAAGGATATTGCTGCTGCCGTACAGCATGCAGTGGCAGTTCATATTATCCAGCGGACGTACCGAGCCATGCTGTTCTGCATAAAAAATAGCATATTATCATCAAACAATGCAACTTTG GTTGTATCAGGAGGCGTTGCAAGTAATCAGTACATCCGAAAAGGTCTACAGACTTTGGCAGATACAAAtgattttgctttcctgtgtcCTCCTCCAAGACTGTGCACCGATAACGGTGTGATGATTGCGTG GAATGGCATTGAAAGGTTACGTGCAGGACTTGGTGTTCTCCATTGTACTGATGGCATCCGCTATGAGCCAAA AGCTCCCCTTGGAATTGATATTTCAAAAAGAGTTGAAGAAGATTCCATCAAGGTGccaaaactaaaaaagaagATAGGGTGGCTGGCGTCTTAA
- the OSGEPL1 gene encoding tRNA N6-adenosine threonylcarbamoyltransferase, mitochondrial isoform X6, with the protein MEAHALTVRLTHHVEFPFLVLLLSGGHCILAVAQGVSDFLLLGQSIDIAPGDMLDKVARRLSLRKHPECHGMAGGKAIEHLAQTGNQQQHKFRPPLQHYRNCDFSFSGLQSLVNKAIIQKEKEEGIQEGEILSCVKDIAAAVQHAVAVHIIQRTYRAMLFCIKNSILSSNNATLVVSGGVASNQYIRKGLQTLADTNDFAFLCPPPRLCTDNGVMIAWNGIERLRAGLGVLHCTDGIRYEPKAPLGIDISKRVEEDSIKVPKLKKKIGWLAS; encoded by the exons ATGGAGGCTCACGCACTGACCGTCAGACTGACACACCACGTGGAATTTCCCTTCTTGGTTCTTTTACTCTCTGGAGGCCACTGTATCTTGGCAGTAGCACAAGGAGTTTCCGATTTCCTTCTGCTTGGACAGTCCATAGATATAGCCCCGGGTGACATGCTGGATAAG GTAGCACGAAGACTGTCTTTAAGAAAGCACCCAGAGTGCCACGGCATGGCTGGGGGGAAGGCGATAGAGCACTTAGCTCAAACTGGGAACCAGCAACAGCACAAGTTCAGACCTCCCCTGCAACATTACCGTAACtgtgacttttctttctctggacTTCAGAGCCTTGTCAATAAAGCCattatacaaaaagaaaaagaagaag GTATTCAAGAAGGTGAGATCCTGTCCTGTGTTAAGGATATTGCTGCTGCCGTACAGCATGCAGTGGCAGTTCATATTATCCAGCGGACGTACCGAGCCATGCTGTTCTGCATAAAAAATAGCATATTATCATCAAACAATGCAACTTTG GTTGTATCAGGAGGCGTTGCAAGTAATCAGTACATCCGAAAAGGTCTACAGACTTTGGCAGATACAAAtgattttgctttcctgtgtcCTCCTCCAAGACTGTGCACCGATAACGGTGTGATGATTGCGTG GAATGGCATTGAAAGGTTACGTGCAGGACTTGGTGTTCTCCATTGTACTGATGGCATCCGCTATGAGCCAAA AGCTCCCCTTGGAATTGATATTTCAAAAAGAGTTGAAGAAGATTCCATCAAGGTGccaaaactaaaaaagaagATAGGGTGGCTGGCGTCTTAA